The Lemur catta isolate mLemCat1 chromosome X, mLemCat1.pri, whole genome shotgun sequence genome has a window encoding:
- the MSL3 gene encoding male-specific lethal 3 homolog isoform X2, with translation MRPSAARAPVGRPCCLIQIVDVIVGKDEKGRKIPEYLIHFNGWNRSWDRWAAEDHVLRDTDENRRLQRKLARKAVARLRSTGRKKKRCRLPGVDSVLKSLPVEEKDENDENSISSSSDSNEEKDEEISEESDIEEKIEVKEEPELQTKREMEERTITIEIPEVLKKQLEDDCYYINRRKRLVKLPCQTNIITILESYVKHFAINAAFSANERPRHHHVIPHANMNVHYIPAEKNVDLCKEMVDGLRITFDYTLPLVLLYPYEQTQYKKVTSSKFFLPIKESATNTNRSQEELSPSPPLLNPSTPQSTESQQTTGEPATPKRRKAEPEALQSLRRSTRHTANCDRLSESSASPQPKRRQQDTSGSMPKLFLHLEKKTPVHSRSSSPIPLTPSKEGSAVFAGFEGRRTNEINEVLSWKLVPDNYPPGDQPPPPSYIYGAQHLLRLFVKLPEILGKMSFSEKNLKALLKHFDLFLRFLAEYHDDFFPESAYVAACEAHYSTKNPRAIY, from the exons CTGGGATAGATGGGCAGCCGAAGATCATGTGCTTCGTGATACTGATGAAAATCGTAGATTACAGCGTAAATTGGCAAGAAAAGCTGTAGCTCGCCT GAGAagcacaggaagaaagaagaagcgCTGTAGGTTGCCTGGTGTTGACTCTGTCTTAAAAAGCCTCCCTGttgaagaaaaagatgaaaatgatgaaaact CAATAAGCAGTTCCTCTGATAGCAATgaagaaaaggatgaagaaataAGTGAAGAAAGTGATATTGAAGAAAAGATTGAAGTG AAAGAAGAACCAGAGCTGCaaacaaaaagggaaatggaagaaagaacaaTAACTATAGAAATCCCTGAAGTTCTGAAGAAGCAGCTTGAGGATGATTGTTACTATATTAACAGGAGAAAACGG TTAGTGAAACTTCCATGCCAGACCAACATCATAACAATTTTGGAATCCTATGTGAAGCACTTTGCTATCAATGCAGCCTTTTCAGCCAATGAGAGGCCTCGTCACCACCACGTTATACCACACGCCAACATGAATGTGCATTATATCCCAGCAGAAAAGAA CGTTGACCTTTGTAAGGAGATGGTGGACGGATTAAGAATAACCTTTGATTACACTCTCCCATTGGTTTTGCTCTATCCATATGAACAAACTCAGTATAAAAAGGTGACTTCGTCtaaattttttcttccaattaAGGAAAGTGCCACAAACACTAATAG GAGCCAGGAGGAGCTTTCTCCTAGCCCACCTTTGTTGAATCCGTCCACTCCGCAGTCCACAGAGAGTCAGCAGACCACGGGTGAACCGGCCACCCCTAAAAGGCGCAAAGCTGAGCCGGAAGCATTGCAGTCTCTGAGGCGGTCCACGCGCCACACAGCCAACTGTGACAGGCTGTCTGAGAGCAGTGCCTCTCCTCAGCCAAAGCGCCGGCAGCAGGACACTTCCGGCAGCATGCCCAAGCTGTTCCTGCACCTGGAAAAGA agACACCAGTGCATAGCAGATCGTCTTCACCTATTCCTCTGACTCCCAGCAAGGAAGGGAGTGCTGTGTTTGCTGGCTTTGAAGGGAGAAGAACTAATGAAATAAATGAG GTCCTCTCCTGGAAGCTCGTGCCTGACAATTACCCTCCAGGTGACCAGCCACCCCCTCCCTCTTACATTTACGGGGCACAGCATTTGCTGCGGTTGTTTG TAAAACTTCCAGAAATCCTTGGAAAGATGTCCTTCTCTGAGAAGAATCTGAAGGCTTTACTGAAGCACTTTGATCTCTTTCTGAG gTTTTTAGCAGAATACCATGATGACTTCTTCCCAGAGTCAGCTTATGTCGCTGCCTGTGAGGCACATTACAGCACCAAGAACCCTCGGGCAATTTATTAA